A window from Staphylococcus succinus encodes these proteins:
- a CDS encoding putative polysaccharide biosynthesis protein: protein MSESKELVRGTFLITLSILITKVLGVVYIIPFYAIIGGEENLAPFNYAYTPYNIAIAIATAGVPLAASKYVSKYNAIGAYKVSEKLYKSSFMVMTVTGFIGFIILYLLAPSIATITLAHESGAKGGWSVENITWIIRIISMVVIFIPLLATWRGVFQGYKSMGPTAVSEVIEQIARILFILIGSYIVLNVFNGSILAANGVATFAAAVGAIAGIFTLWYYWRKRKPNIQKMVDSDTTGIDVSYGKMYKEIISYSIPFVIVSLNFPLFNLVDQFTHNGALDIAGVPSRMHDYFFTILNMTTNKIVMIPTSLSAGFAVSLIPFITKTYAAGEIQEMHRQIRTSLGVLMFITVPASLGIMALALPIYTVFYSYNVDGSNVLFYYAPVAILIALLSVTASMLQGIDKQKLTVYVILVAVVIKIILNTPLIVVFHSQGAVLSTALALLFAISCNFVILKKYAKFNFGETWLHFSKIFLYGLIMMIVVEAVFFVLKIFIPVQSKFGSLTIIIISVAIGMLVYASMTMKTRLADEFLGDIPNKIRRKLGIAS from the coding sequence ATGAGTGAAAGTAAAGAATTAGTGAGGGGAACCTTTTTAATCACGCTTAGTATACTAATTACCAAAGTATTGGGCGTAGTTTATATTATTCCATTCTACGCGATTATAGGCGGAGAAGAAAATTTGGCGCCTTTCAACTATGCATATACCCCATATAACATTGCAATTGCAATTGCGACTGCTGGAGTTCCATTAGCTGCCTCGAAATATGTGTCTAAGTATAATGCTATAGGTGCATATAAAGTTAGTGAAAAGTTATATAAATCAAGCTTTATGGTAATGACAGTAACAGGATTTATAGGTTTTATTATTTTATATTTATTAGCTCCAAGTATCGCAACGATAACTTTAGCGCATGAATCAGGTGCTAAAGGTGGCTGGTCAGTAGAAAATATTACTTGGATTATTAGAATTATAAGTATGGTTGTTATTTTCATTCCTTTACTTGCTACATGGCGTGGTGTATTCCAAGGTTATAAATCAATGGGACCTACGGCAGTATCAGAAGTTATTGAGCAAATTGCACGTATCCTATTTATTCTAATAGGTAGTTACATAGTGCTTAACGTTTTTAATGGAAGTATTTTAGCAGCTAATGGTGTTGCAACGTTTGCAGCAGCGGTTGGTGCAATAGCTGGGATATTTACATTATGGTATTACTGGAGAAAACGAAAGCCTAATATACAGAAAATGGTAGATAGTGATACAACAGGTATTGATGTATCTTATGGGAAAATGTATAAAGAAATTATTTCTTATAGTATTCCATTTGTTATTGTGAGTTTAAATTTCCCACTATTTAACTTAGTCGACCAATTTACACATAATGGTGCTTTAGATATTGCAGGTGTACCGAGTCGTATGCATGACTATTTCTTCACAATATTAAATATGACCACTAATAAAATTGTGATGATTCCAACTTCTTTATCGGCTGGGTTTGCAGTAAGTTTGATTCCGTTTATTACAAAAACGTATGCAGCTGGTGAAATACAAGAAATGCATAGACAGATACGTACATCTTTAGGTGTATTAATGTTTATTACTGTACCGGCAAGTTTAGGTATTATGGCACTTGCTTTACCGATTTACACAGTTTTCTATAGTTATAATGTTGATGGAAGTAATGTTTTATTCTATTATGCACCTGTTGCGATATTGATTGCCTTGTTAAGTGTAACGGCATCTATGTTACAAGGTATTGATAAACAAAAATTAACAGTTTACGTTATTTTAGTAGCAGTCGTTATAAAAATTATTTTAAATACACCACTTATTGTTGTTTTCCATTCACAAGGTGCAGTGTTAAGTACAGCTTTAGCCTTATTATTCGCCATATCATGCAATTTTGTTATTCTGAAAAAATATGCTAAATTCAACTTTGGTGAGACTTGGTTACACTTTAGTAAGATATTCTTATATGGACTTATCATGATGATTGTCGTTGAAGCAGTATTCTTTGTTCTTAAAATATTCATCCCTGTTCAATCAAAATTTGGTTCGTTAACAATTATAATTATTAGTGTTGCAATTGGAATGCTTGTTTATGCAAGTATGACAATGAAGACAAGACTTGCCGATGAATTTTTAGGTGATATTCCAAATAAAATCAGACGTAAGTTAGGAATTGCTTCATGA
- a CDS encoding pseudouridine synthase: MRLDKFLANMGMGTRTEVKQLLKKGEVTVNETQEKSPKAHINPSVDKVKVHEEIVQYIDKIYLMLNKPQGYVSATEDDKHKTVIDLVGKYRYLDVFPVGRLDKDTEGLLLITNDGQFNHDLMSPSKHVSKTYEVISEKTITKNDIELFKSGIALDEGLVKPADLVQCDEERRSLVTIYEGRYHQVKRMFHAINNEVIALKRMSIGDLQLDQSLAPGEYRQLTQEDFKKLGLK, encoded by the coding sequence ATGAGATTAGATAAGTTTTTAGCGAATATGGGAATGGGTACACGTACAGAAGTGAAGCAATTATTAAAAAAGGGTGAAGTTACAGTCAATGAAACCCAAGAAAAATCACCCAAAGCACATATTAATCCATCGGTAGATAAAGTTAAAGTTCATGAGGAAATCGTTCAATATATAGATAAAATTTATTTAATGCTAAATAAACCACAAGGCTATGTGTCAGCAACAGAAGATGATAAGCATAAGACAGTAATTGATTTAGTAGGTAAATATAGATACTTGGATGTTTTCCCTGTAGGACGACTAGACAAAGATACGGAAGGATTACTTTTAATCACTAATGATGGACAATTTAATCACGACTTAATGAGCCCGTCAAAGCACGTTTCTAAGACATATGAAGTAATTTCTGAAAAAACAATTACAAAAAATGATATAGAATTGTTTAAATCGGGTATAGCATTGGATGAAGGATTGGTGAAGCCAGCTGATTTGGTTCAATGTGATGAAGAAAGAAGATCACTTGTCACAATTTACGAAGGAAGGTATCATCAGGTTAAGCGTATGTTTCATGCTATAAACAATGAAGTGATAGCTTTGAAACGTATGAGTATTGGCGATTTACAACTGGATCAATCATTAGCGCCAGGCGAGTATCGTCAATTAACCCAAGAAGATTTCAAAAAATTAGGATTAAAATAA
- a CDS encoding YtxH domain-containing protein, whose translation MSKILKAVVGIGGAAAAVVLSKKENRDKLKGEYNKYKANPESYKQNAKDIASQISSKAGETFNEVKGDPKGYASKVKEDPKGFINSQREHFKGSAKKDDEHIEEARFTDEGAADPSNNLRVVTEEELKNNSNKHEDK comes from the coding sequence ATGTCAAAAATTTTAAAAGCAGTGGTAGGAATTGGTGGAGCAGCTGCAGCAGTTGTTCTTTCTAAAAAAGAAAATAGAGATAAATTAAAAGGCGAGTATAATAAATATAAGGCTAACCCTGAATCATATAAACAAAATGCCAAAGACATCGCAAGTCAAATTAGCTCTAAGGCAGGAGAAACTTTTAACGAAGTAAAAGGTGATCCAAAAGGATATGCTTCTAAAGTAAAAGAAGATCCAAAAGGATTTATTAATAGTCAAAGAGAACACTTCAAAGGTTCAGCTAAAAAAGATGATGAACATATTGAAGAAGCAAGATTCACTGACGAGGGTGCAGCTGATCCTTCAAATAACCTTCGTGTAGTTACTGAAGAAGAATTAAAAAATAATAGTAATAAACACGAAGATAAATAA
- the pepV gene encoding dipeptidase PepV, translated as MWKEKVQEYEDFIIEDLKGLLSIESVRDDSKASLDNPVGPGPRRALDYMYKIAERDGFGTHDVDHIAGRIEAGSGEDVFGILCHVDVVPAGDGWESNPFEPVITDDKVIARGTLDDKGPTIAAYYAVKILNDMNVNWKKRIHIIIGTDEESDWLCTDRYFKTEEMPALGFAPDAEFPAIHGEKGISTFDVIQNEKDEAQDEPEYELRSFTSGQRYNMVPDEAVANVAVKENMTDVIQNFEQFLYENHLEGESAVDSGVLVLKVQGKAVHGMDPSKGVNAGLYLLNFLATIDLDQSAANFVNFSERYLFNSHFGEKMGMKYHTEIMGDVTTNIGIISYNNNNGGKFGINLRYPEGFEFEEAMTRFENEIQQLGFSMKLGKNQVPHYVEKDDPFVQTLVQAYRNQTGDETEPYTIGGGTYARNLDKGVAFGAMFSDSEDLMHQKNEYITKKQLFNATSIYLESLYALCVEG; from the coding sequence ATGTGGAAAGAAAAAGTGCAAGAATACGAAGATTTCATCATTGAAGATTTGAAAGGTTTATTATCAATTGAAAGTGTGAGAGATGACAGTAAAGCGTCATTAGATAACCCAGTCGGACCAGGTCCGCGTAGAGCACTAGATTATATGTATAAAATTGCGGAACGCGATGGTTTCGGGACACATGATGTGGATCACATTGCAGGAAGAATTGAAGCGGGCTCTGGAGAAGATGTATTCGGGATTCTATGTCACGTAGATGTTGTGCCAGCTGGAGATGGTTGGGAATCTAATCCTTTTGAACCAGTCATTACTGATGACAAAGTTATAGCACGAGGTACGCTGGATGATAAAGGGCCTACAATAGCGGCGTATTATGCAGTGAAAATTCTGAATGACATGAACGTCAATTGGAAAAAACGTATACATATTATAATCGGAACGGATGAAGAATCTGATTGGCTATGTACAGATCGATATTTTAAAACTGAGGAAATGCCTGCGCTTGGCTTTGCTCCGGATGCTGAATTCCCAGCAATTCATGGCGAAAAAGGAATTAGCACATTCGATGTGATTCAAAATGAAAAAGATGAAGCACAAGATGAACCAGAATACGAGTTACGTTCATTCACTTCAGGTCAACGTTATAATATGGTTCCAGATGAAGCGGTGGCTAATGTTGCAGTGAAAGAAAACATGACTGATGTCATTCAAAACTTTGAACAATTTCTTTATGAAAATCATTTAGAAGGAGAAAGTGCTGTTGATAGTGGTGTGTTAGTGCTTAAAGTTCAAGGTAAAGCAGTGCATGGTATGGACCCATCTAAAGGTGTGAATGCAGGATTATATTTATTGAATTTCTTAGCTACAATTGATTTAGATCAATCTGCAGCTAACTTCGTTAATTTCAGTGAGCGATACTTATTTAATTCTCATTTTGGAGAAAAAATGGGTATGAAATATCATACTGAGATTATGGGCGACGTTACTACAAATATTGGTATTATTTCATATAATAATAACAACGGCGGTAAATTTGGTATTAATCTGAGATATCCAGAAGGTTTTGAGTTTGAAGAAGCTATGACAAGATTTGAAAATGAAATTCAACAATTAGGGTTTTCAATGAAATTAGGGAAAAATCAAGTTCCACATTATGTAGAAAAGGATGATCCATTCGTACAAACGCTAGTTCAAGCTTATAGAAACCAAACTGGTGATGAAACTGAGCCGTATACGATTGGTGGAGGCACATATGCACGTAATTTAGATAAAGGCGTTGCATTTGGCGCAATGTTCAGCGATTCAGAAGATTTAATGCACCAAAAAAATGAGTACATTACAAAAAAACAATTATTTAATGCAACGAGTATTTATTTAGAATCATTGTATGCATTATGTGTGGAGGGATAA
- the dat gene encoding D-amino-acid transaminase yields the protein MTKVLINEQLLEEHDAKVPYNDRGYVFGDGIYEYVRIYDNHLFTARPHFERLLRSAAEIGLDLKHDVDSIIELVQELINANGVVNGGVYIQVTRGAAPRDHAFPTPSVEANIMAFTKSYDRPYKQLEEGINAVTTEDVRWLRCDIKSLNLLGNVLAKELATKYNAKEAIQHRGDIVTEGSSSNVYVIKDGEIYTHPTNNYILNGITRRVIKSIAEEKQIPFNEETFTLDFLENADEIIVSSTSIEVTPVIKLNGNPVGDGQVGPITKELQEGFNRYIDTVSS from the coding sequence ATGACAAAAGTATTAATCAACGAACAATTATTAGAAGAGCATGACGCTAAGGTGCCTTATAACGATAGAGGGTACGTTTTTGGTGATGGTATATATGAATATGTAAGAATTTATGACAATCACTTATTTACTGCCAGACCTCACTTTGAAAGACTATTAAGAAGTGCCGCAGAAATTGGTTTAGATTTGAAACACGATGTGGATTCGATTATTGAGCTTGTTCAAGAATTGATTAATGCGAATGGCGTAGTTAATGGTGGTGTATATATTCAAGTTACACGTGGTGCAGCACCTCGTGATCATGCTTTCCCAACTCCATCAGTAGAAGCGAATATTATGGCGTTTACAAAATCATATGATCGTCCATATAAACAATTAGAAGAAGGTATCAATGCTGTAACTACAGAAGATGTACGTTGGTTAAGATGCGATATTAAGAGTTTGAATTTACTAGGCAATGTATTAGCAAAAGAGCTTGCAACAAAGTACAATGCTAAAGAGGCAATCCAACACCGTGGTGATATCGTAACTGAAGGATCATCTAGTAATGTTTATGTGATTAAAGATGGTGAAATCTATACACATCCAACTAATAATTACATTTTAAATGGGATTACGCGTAGAGTTATAAAATCTATAGCAGAGGAAAAACAAATACCATTCAATGAAGAAACATTTACATTAGATTTCTTAGAGAACGCAGATGAGATTATTGTTTCAAGTACTTCAATAGAAGTAACACCAGTTATTAAATTAAATGGTAATCCCGTTGGTGATGGTCAAGTAGGTCCAATTACTAAAGAATTACAAGAAGGATTTAATAGATATATTGACACGGTTAGTTCATAA
- a CDS encoding phosphotransferase family protein — translation MEQFYQLGWTLDSAGGASGEAYMAEQDGQKLFLKRNSNPFIAALSAEGIVPKLVWTKRIETGEVVTAQHWKNGRELTFNEMHEQRVAHLLKKIHNSRTLLNMLKRMEMEPITPDILLNKINASLSREVLTHHVVRKALTYLEDHMPNLDPRFFTVVHGDVNHNNWLLSDHDELYLVDWEGAMIADPAIDLGMLLYNYVPEKKWSQWLEVYGAKDSMDLQKRMKWYTVIQSIGMVQWYEEQKRYKDMNLWLNFLNEVMNNNAFI, via the coding sequence TTGGAGCAGTTTTATCAATTAGGATGGACGCTAGATTCAGCAGGTGGTGCATCGGGTGAAGCTTATATGGCAGAACAAGATGGACAAAAGTTATTCTTAAAGAGAAATTCAAACCCTTTTATTGCAGCGCTATCTGCTGAAGGTATTGTGCCCAAATTAGTTTGGACCAAGCGCATTGAAACCGGAGAAGTCGTAACGGCACAACATTGGAAAAATGGTAGAGAGCTTACTTTCAATGAAATGCACGAACAACGAGTCGCACATTTATTGAAAAAAATACACAATTCTAGAACATTATTAAATATGTTGAAACGTATGGAAATGGAGCCTATTACACCAGATATTTTATTAAATAAAATAAACGCTTCATTATCTAGAGAAGTTTTGACACATCATGTTGTTAGAAAAGCTTTGACTTATTTAGAAGATCATATGCCTAATTTAGATCCGCGTTTCTTTACAGTAGTTCATGGTGATGTTAATCATAACAATTGGTTATTGTCGGATCATGATGAACTATACCTAGTTGATTGGGAAGGTGCTATGATTGCTGACCCAGCAATTGATTTAGGCATGCTGCTATACAATTACGTTCCAGAGAAAAAATGGTCTCAATGGTTAGAAGTATATGGTGCAAAAGATTCCATGGACTTACAAAAAAGAATGAAATGGTATACAGTAATACAATCTATTGGCATGGTGCAATGGTATGAAGAACAGAAGCGTTACAAAGATATGAATTTATGGCTGAACTTTTTGAATGAAGTAATGAACAACAATGCGTTTATATAA
- the trmB gene encoding tRNA (guanosine(46)-N7)-methyltransferase TrmB gives MRMRHKPWAEDYLKSHPNIVDLDGRHAGKISEWFDKDQPIYIEIGSGMGQFITTLAARNPDINFISMERESSVMIKVLDKVLEQNLTNIKLICNDAAELNDYFVDGEVARVYLNFSDPWPKKKHTKRRLTYHTYLALYKQILQKDGELHFKTDNRGLFAYSLESMSQFGMYFIKINLNLHQEDDGSNITTEYETKFSEKGSRIYRMEAKFH, from the coding sequence ATGAGAATGCGTCACAAGCCTTGGGCAGAAGATTATTTAAAATCACATCCAAATATTGTAGATTTAGATGGTCGTCATGCAGGGAAAATCTCGGAATGGTTTGATAAAGACCAACCGATATACATTGAAATAGGTTCAGGCATGGGCCAATTTATTACTACACTAGCTGCGCGCAATCCTGATATTAATTTTATATCAATGGAGCGTGAAAGTAGTGTGATGATAAAAGTGTTAGATAAAGTTTTAGAACAAAATCTAACTAACATTAAATTGATTTGTAATGATGCTGCAGAACTTAATGACTACTTTGTAGATGGCGAAGTGGCACGTGTTTATTTGAATTTCTCTGATCCTTGGCCGAAGAAAAAACATACAAAACGTAGATTGACATATCACACATATTTAGCATTATATAAACAAATTTTACAAAAAGATGGAGAATTACATTTCAAAACGGACAATAGAGGTCTTTTCGCTTATAGCTTAGAGAGTATGTCACAATTTGGTATGTATTTTATTAAGATAAACTTAAATCTCCATCAAGAAGATGATGGTAGTAATATAACGACAGAATATGAAACGAAGTTTTCTGAGAAAGGTTCAAGAATCTATCGTATGGAAGCTAAATTTCATTAA
- a CDS encoding YtnP family quorum-quenching lactonase translates to MKLGDFKIHSLNGGITQIDGGAMFGVVPKALWTRKYEVNDKNQIPLPTHPILIQTEDKSILIDTGIGTGKLTAKERKNFGVEYESKIEEDLKALELTVEDIDYVLMTHLHFDHAAGLTDNEGRAIFKNAIHVIQQDEWHEFQSPNIRSKSTYWSKNDGDFKEKLLLFEKEIEIYPGIKLFHTGGHSYGHAIVTIESEGEKAVHMGDIFPTIAHRNPLWVTAYDDYPMQSIREKERLIPNFIIQDYWFLYYHDVTYFAVKFDKGNNKEIESYITRN, encoded by the coding sequence ATGAAATTGGGTGATTTTAAAATCCATTCTTTAAATGGTGGGATAACACAAATTGATGGCGGTGCTATGTTTGGTGTTGTACCTAAAGCGCTATGGACAAGGAAATATGAGGTGAATGATAAGAATCAAATTCCTTTGCCGACACATCCTATTCTTATACAAACGGAAGACAAGTCTATTCTAATTGATACTGGTATAGGCACTGGTAAGTTAACAGCTAAAGAACGTAAAAATTTTGGTGTCGAGTATGAATCTAAAATTGAAGAAGATTTAAAGGCTTTAGAATTAACAGTAGAGGATATAGATTATGTATTAATGACGCATTTACATTTTGACCATGCAGCTGGGTTAACAGACAATGAGGGACGTGCTATTTTTAAAAATGCTATTCACGTCATACAGCAAGATGAGTGGCATGAATTTCAAAGTCCAAACATCCGTAGTAAGTCTACATATTGGTCGAAGAATGATGGCGATTTTAAAGAAAAATTGCTTTTATTTGAAAAAGAAATAGAAATTTATCCAGGGATAAAACTTTTTCATACTGGGGGCCATAGTTATGGGCATGCAATTGTAACAATTGAAAGTGAAGGAGAAAAGGCTGTGCATATGGGAGATATCTTTCCAACGATAGCACATAGAAATCCATTATGGGTGACGGCATACGATGATTATCCGATGCAATCTATAAGAGAGAAAGAACGCTTAATACCTAATTTTATTATACAAGATTATTGGTTCTTGTATTATCATGATGTGACATACTTCGCAGTGAAATTTGATAAAGGTAATAATAAAGAAATAGAAAGTTATATTACCAGAAATTAA
- a CDS encoding M42 family metallopeptidase: protein MNIDKNKTISRMKTLTELHGAPGFEDEVQSYLKAEMEPYVDEFVYNRMGGFYGVKRAKVDNPKRVMVAAHMDEIGFMITHITKNGMLQFTNLGGVATDIWQGQRLKVKSRKNEEIVGIVANIPKHFRTGNEGAPKIEDLLLDIGCENQEEVLARGINIGDSIVPETPFIQLSEHRFASKAWDNRYGCLIGIELLELLKDVDLNFDLYVGANVQEEVGLRGARASAELIDPDVAFVVDCSPANDMKGKQHLSGELGKGTLIRIKDGTMILKPTFRDYLLDLANQFEISHQYYISPGGTDGGEIHKANIGIPTAVIGVCARYIHSTNAVFDMRDYTAARQLLTQSVTHLNEDKIKALQYK from the coding sequence TTGAATATAGACAAGAATAAAACAATATCAAGAATGAAAACATTAACAGAATTACACGGCGCACCAGGGTTTGAAGATGAAGTACAATCATATTTAAAAGCAGAAATGGAACCTTATGTAGATGAATTTGTTTATAATCGCATGGGGGGATTTTACGGAGTTAAACGTGCGAAAGTAGATAATCCTAAACGTGTAATGGTGGCTGCGCATATGGATGAAATTGGATTTATGATTACTCATATTACTAAGAATGGCATGCTACAATTTACAAATTTAGGTGGTGTAGCTACGGATATTTGGCAAGGTCAACGACTTAAGGTAAAATCACGTAAAAACGAGGAGATTGTTGGAATAGTAGCCAATATACCTAAGCATTTTAGAACTGGGAATGAAGGCGCCCCTAAAATAGAAGACTTATTATTGGATATTGGTTGTGAAAATCAAGAAGAAGTTTTAGCGCGTGGTATAAATATTGGAGATTCAATTGTTCCAGAAACGCCATTTATCCAATTATCTGAACACCGATTTGCAAGTAAAGCTTGGGACAATCGTTATGGTTGTCTAATCGGTATTGAATTATTAGAATTATTAAAAGATGTAGATTTAAACTTTGATTTGTATGTAGGTGCTAATGTTCAAGAAGAAGTAGGGTTAAGGGGAGCACGTGCCTCTGCAGAATTAATAGATCCTGATGTAGCTTTTGTTGTAGATTGTTCTCCTGCAAATGATATGAAAGGTAAACAACATCTATCTGGAGAATTAGGCAAAGGTACATTGATTAGGATAAAAGATGGCACAATGATACTGAAACCAACTTTTAGAGATTATTTGCTAGACTTAGCCAATCAATTTGAAATATCTCATCAATATTATATATCGCCAGGCGGCACCGATGGCGGAGAAATTCATAAAGCGAATATTGGCATACCCACTGCGGTTATTGGTGTATGTGCACGTTACATCCACAGTACAAATGCAGTGTTTGATATGAGAGATTACACAGCTGCTAGACAACTATTAACACAATCTGTCACACATTTGAATGAAGACAAAATCAAAGCATTACAATATAAATAA
- a CDS encoding thioredoxin family protein, with translation MKQLENAQQFDELKKEQTVFLFTADWCPDCKVIEPDLPQLESKYTNYKFISVDRDKFIDICIDYDIMGIPSFLVFKDDKQIGSYIGKERKSIEQIDEFLASL, from the coding sequence ATGAAACAATTAGAAAATGCCCAACAATTTGATGAGTTAAAAAAAGAACAAACGGTATTTTTATTTACTGCAGATTGGTGTCCTGATTGTAAAGTCATCGAACCCGATTTACCACAATTAGAAAGTAAATATACAAATTATAAATTTATATCTGTAGATAGAGATAAATTTATAGATATTTGTATAGATTATGACATTATGGGTATACCTAGTTTCTTAGTATTTAAAGATGATAAACAAATTGGTAGTTATATTGGAAAAGAGCGCAAATCTATTGAACAAATTGATGAATTTTTAGCTTCATTGTAA
- a CDS encoding DUF1444 domain-containing protein, with product MNVFQMRDKLKDRLSHLNVKFSFNREEETLRISRVDNGEGVTVKLSTIVAKYNNQKEKIVDEIVYYVEEAIEQMKGDTLSGIDDIQIMPVLRSPSFDKKDKNGNKFVIERHTAETNIYYAVDLGKSYRLVDEQMLEQMKLTKQQLKEMALFNIRKLENKYTTDEVKGNIFYFVNSNDGYDASRILNTTFLNEIQDQCEGEMLVAVPHQDVLIIADIRNKTGYDVMAHLTMEFFTKGLVPITSLSLGYDKGHFEPIFILGKNNKQKRDPNVIQRLEATRKKYENKDKD from the coding sequence ATGAATGTCTTTCAAATGAGAGATAAATTAAAAGATCGATTGAGTCATTTAAATGTGAAGTTTAGCTTTAATCGTGAAGAAGAAACGCTGCGTATTTCTAGAGTGGATAATGGTGAAGGTGTTACTGTTAAACTTTCTACAATAGTAGCTAAATATAATAATCAAAAAGAAAAAATAGTAGATGAAATAGTCTATTATGTTGAAGAAGCAATTGAACAAATGAAAGGAGACACACTGTCAGGTATAGATGATATTCAGATTATGCCGGTACTTAGGTCTCCGAGTTTTGATAAAAAAGATAAAAATGGTAATAAATTTGTGATTGAGAGGCATACTGCTGAAACCAATATATATTATGCAGTTGATTTAGGTAAATCATACCGTTTAGTTGATGAACAAATGCTTGAACAAATGAAATTAACCAAGCAACAATTAAAAGAAATGGCTTTATTTAACATTAGAAAGCTAGAAAATAAATATACAACAGATGAAGTGAAAGGAAATATATTTTATTTCGTCAATTCAAATGATGGTTATGATGCAAGTAGAATTTTGAACACGACTTTTTTAAATGAAATCCAAGACCAATGTGAAGGTGAAATGCTGGTAGCTGTGCCGCACCAAGATGTATTGATTATTGCAGATATTCGCAATAAAACAGGCTACGATGTAATGGCTCACCTAACAATGGAATTCTTTACAAAAGGTTTAGTTCCTATTACTTCATTATCACTTGGCTATGACAAGGGTCATTTTGAGCCTATATTTATATTAGGTAAAAATAATAAGCAAAAAAGAGATCCTAATGTAATACAAAGATTAGAAGCAACACGAAAAAAATACGAAAATAAAGATAAAGATTAA
- the ytpR gene encoding YtpR family tRNA-binding protein: MNLFYNKEAVGDVAFLQIETINGEFNYETRGDVVEIKHENKVVGYNIFNASKKADIVGNGHIKLTEVLVEALQKAIKNDGFTFELNADFSPKFVVGYVETKEKHPDADKLSVLRIDVGNEQLQIVCGAPNIEAGQKVVVAKVGAVMPSGMVIKDAELRGVPSSGMVCSMKELNLPDAPQEKGIMVLTDDYTVGQAFFEE; this comes from the coding sequence ATGAATTTATTTTATAATAAAGAAGCAGTGGGAGATGTAGCATTTTTACAAATTGAAACTATTAATGGTGAGTTCAATTACGAAACAAGAGGCGATGTAGTTGAAATAAAACACGAAAACAAAGTAGTGGGCTATAATATTTTCAATGCATCTAAAAAAGCTGATATTGTTGGAAATGGTCATATCAAACTAACTGAAGTATTAGTTGAAGCATTGCAAAAAGCTATCAAAAATGATGGGTTTACTTTTGAATTAAATGCAGACTTCTCTCCTAAGTTTGTAGTAGGTTATGTTGAAACTAAGGAAAAACATCCTGACGCAGACAAATTAAGTGTATTGCGTATAGATGTGGGCAACGAACAATTACAAATTGTATGTGGCGCTCCAAATATTGAAGCAGGACAAAAAGTTGTAGTGGCAAAAGTAGGGGCAGTGATGCCAAGTGGAATGGTTATTAAAGATGCAGAGCTTAGAGGTGTGCCATCAAGTGGAATGGTTTGTTCAATGAAAGAATTAAATTTACCTGATGCACCACAAGAAAAAGGTATCATGGTCTTAACAGATGATTACACTGTAGGACAAGCATTTTTTGAAGAATAA